One genomic region from Ammospiza caudacuta isolate bAmmCau1 chromosome 1, bAmmCau1.pri, whole genome shotgun sequence encodes:
- the LOC131566441 gene encoding meiosis-specific coiled-coil domain-containing protein MEIOC-like, whose protein sequence is MVQVPPLGSASHRRQTMDTQLFSPFLGTVPSPPTPPEPSQLCRDCLGCAEDFGSQNAFQECPKKRAPINLSYSGNGPDVFGLVSSILEEPNKPEPATDWNSLPSLFPAVWAPDLGSNGEFPGLPAQHWVQPKDFPTLLGSSCHQEPLQEPPEVEMLHRGLGDLQLLESWLSPCAHPSNALKNPENSSLQNSTTAPQEGFSFPNGGWNQHYDHRRLNGDYEKCGSSFSPFSARNRMKENPSTQKEFWKRGKALKNNAQGQTKYSPDLSNQPGDNSWDKVPQDSHLFSKRYENFPAAHKLQSPVHPSLHFFNPPPKENPFSGETGRKPQESHVQNGHCGFIVGDAFNNNECKVHMGPKESSPQAAEYDLSVKNTVQNGNYSSYQGCAWLDGNSLAAAASEIPYGKQMATSPQSSSGVSTMSGGSPTHQPFTQPPFYSQLLPTLPPRKDGRLQTSNGVSSHLGVPHFIPESQKQMRPIGRSQEGAGVNKDGRRRKFPVQFSPDWLVQQKAAGEDHAEKYHRFPKRQSQESGGKDDRRGRRNWIPHLGSTAPNHQTLHVFPKKHEQSGGSLSDFINPSLLPSFPFMSDFKQNPSFPPFNHQLFPPANAFSFPPPPLPFSDLVDLFHCDDFNPLSPFMSDLFPGEISAPCFAFPAPFNKFRPPRSRSGPANELHIHLEECHEQWRALEKERKKAEADLARHFPGQSISSPSPVPRLPVNPSRVDRLLTDQARQRTQVLALIGRMERLCGAPLHRNISRTLELHLEAIQVTQARRKDEIGNAANPRSHRGPRCNNEKDVLALAAALRALAGATRATRTALWCALQLTLPKAPPAGPENQQLLLPELRPSSTTLSPART, encoded by the exons ATGGTCCAAGTGCcacccctgggcagtgccagccacaG gaggcAAACCATGGACACCCAGTTGTTCTCCCCATTCCTCGGAACAGTCCCCAGTCCCCCCACgcccccagagccctcccagctgtgcagggactgCCTGGGGTGTGCTGAGGATTTTGGATCCCAAAATGCCTTCCAGGAGTGCCCAAAAAAAAG ggCACCAATAAATCTTTCTTACTCTGGCAATGGGCCTGATGTGTTTGGGTTGGTGTCGAGCATTTTAGAGGAGCCAAACAAGCCAGAGCCAGCTACAGATTG GAATTCTCTGCCAAGTTTGTTCCCTGCTGTGTGGGCACCTGATCTGGGCAGCAATGGGGAGTTCCCAGGGCTGCCGGCTCAGCACTGGGTCCAACCCAAGGATTTTCCCAccctgctgggctccagctgccaCCAGGAACCCCTGCAGGAGCCTCCTGAGGTGGAGATGCTGCACAGAGGTTTGGGGGACCTTCAGCTCCTCGAGTCTTGGCTCTCTCCCTGTGCTCATCCCAGCAATGCCCTGAAGAACCCTGAAAATTCCTCCTTGCAGAACAGCACCACAGCTCCCCAGGAAGGGTTTTCCTTCCCAAATGGGGGCTGGAACCAGCATTATGACCACAGGAGGTTAAATGGAGATTATGAAAAATGTGGGTCCAGTTTTAGCCCTTTTTCTGCTCGGAACAGGATGAAAGAAAACCCCAGCACCCAGAAGGAGttttggaaaagaggaaaagcactgaaaaataatGCTCAAGGACAAACTAAGTATTCCCCTGATCTTTCCAATCAGCCTGGTGATAACTCTTGGGATAAAGTACCCCAGGACAGCCACCTGTTCTCTAAGAGATATGAGAACTTCCCAGCTGCTCACAAACTGCAGTCACCCGTCCATCCATCCCTTCATTTTTTCAACCCACCCCCTaaggaaaatccattttctgGAGAAACAGGCAGGAAACCCCAGGAAAGCCATGTGCAAAATGGCCATTGTGGCTTTATTGTGGGGGATGCTTTTAATAATAATGAGTGTAAAGTGCATATGGGCCCTAAGGAAAGCTCTCCTCAAGCAGCTGAATATGATTTATCTGTGAAAAACACTGTGCAAAATGGGAATTACTCCTCATACCAGGGGTGTGCATGGCTGGATGGGAACagtctggcagctgctgcatctGAAATTCCATATGGAAAACAAATGGCAACGAGCCCCCAGTCCTCATCAGGGGTTTCCACCATGTCTGGGGGCTCTCCCACCCACCAGCCTTTCACACAGCCCCCCTTTtactcccagctccttcccaccctcccTCCCAGGAAAGATGGGAGGTTACAGACATCAAATGGAGTTTCCAGTCACCTGGGGGTTCCTCATTTCATCCCAGAGAGCCAGAAGCAGATGAGACCCATTGGAAGGTCCCAGGAGGGTGCTGGGGTGAACAAGGACGGGCGGCGCCGCAAATTCCCCGTTCAATTTTCACCCGACTGGCTTGTGCAGCAGAAGGCTGCAGGTGAAGACCATGCTGAGAAATATCACAGGTTCCCAAAGAGGCAGAGCCAGGAAAGTGGCGGTAAAGATGACAGAAGAGGCAGAAGGAATTGGATCCCTCATTTGGGATCTACGGCCCCAAACCACCAGACCTTGCACGTGTTCCCGAAGAAGCACGAGCAGAGCGGTGGCAGCTTGTCAGATTTCATCAACCCAtctctgcttccttccttcccattcATGTctgattttaaacaaaatccCAGCTTCCCTCCATTTAATCACCAACTGTTTCCACCAGCAAACGCTTTCAGTTTCCCTCCGCCGCCGCTTCCATTCTCGGACCTCGTTGATCTTTTTCACTGCGACGACTTCAACCCCTTGAGTCCCTTCATGAGTGATCTCTTCCCTGGGGAAATCTCTGCCCCCTGCTTTGCCTTCCCAGCCCCATTTAACAAGTTCAGGCCTCCCAGGAGCCGCAGTGGCCCCGCTAACGAGCTCCACATCCACCTGGAGGAGTGCCACGAGCAGTGGAGAGCTctggagaaggagaggaagaag GCTGAGGCTGACCTTGCAAGGCACTTCCCAGGGCAGTCTATCTccagtcccagccctgtgccacggCTCCCTGTGAATCCATCCCGCGTGGATCGCCTGCTCACTGACCAGGCCCGCCAGCGCACCCAG GTGCTCGCACTGATAGGAAGAATGGAGAGGCTCTGTGGTGCTCCCCTGCACAGGAACATCTCCAGGACCTTGGAGCTGCACCTGGAAGCCATTCAGGTGACCCAGGCACGTCGGAAGGATGAGATTGGGAATGCTGCAAACCCCCGGAGTCACAGGGGGCCACGCTGCAACAATGAGAAAG atgtgctggccctggcagctgccctgcGAGCCCTGGCTGGAGCCACGCGCGCAACTCGCACCGCGCTCTGGTGCGCGCTGCAGCTGACCCTGCCCAAAGCCCCTCCTGCTGGACCTGAAAACCAACAACTCCTCCTGCCAGAGCTTCGTCCTTCAAGCACAA ctctgagcccagccaggaCCTGA